The Anabas testudineus chromosome 5, fAnaTes1.2, whole genome shotgun sequence region GCTTTCATCAGATCTGGggaaagtttaaaaaatgctACAAGAACCATGCAACTGTTTTAACCATGTCCCAGCACGGTCTGCTCGTGTCTACATGGTGAACGATGCTGAGTTTAAATCTTTTTGCTGTAATATTCAGTGCAAACCGATTTCCGACTCTctgaagctgcagccctgaTTTACTTAAGATGCTTTACATTGCAGCTTGCTGTAAACAACGTCTTCTCTCCTGCCTTCCATTTTTCATGCAGGCATGCAAAAAGCACTCATAAGCAAAGAACTAGAAACAAAGCAACTTTCATCCTCAAACAAAGGCAAAAGCTTTTTTAGACCAAGCATGCAGCAAGGTGGTTTCATTTACACTGGCGAAGATATTCCAACAGCATAGAGGCCTACTGTGTGTAACTGAGGAAAAATAGACAACACTTGATTTGTATGctaaagaggaaaaacttctTACATGGAAACAGTCTGGATAAACGTGGGCATGCGGTACCCAAAGCtactgtagaaaatgaaaaggcACTATGAAGTCTTGGATTAGTGCATATGTACATTGCGCTGCATGCAGAGGGAAAAAACTCCATGACTTTCTAGTTTGTTCACCGGGAAAGGAATGAGAGTGATCAGGGTCCTAAGGAAGGACGGAGGGTCCATATCTTCAAGGTGCTGGGAGCGAGTGCTAAATCCAGACATACGGCTCACACATGTGGATGAATTGTAGATTTAACTGCTGTGGTTAAAATCTACAGTTCACATTCCCCTTTATACCATCGAACCGGAAATATTTTctacagtttctgtgttttttttgtttgtttgttttttttacatcagcGTCGTCCATTTGCAGTTAAAGCGCACCGTTTCCTGGAATGTTTATAGTCAACCACAGGaagtctgttttgtcttttacattGAGTGTTATAAAGTGTTAgatttctgttcatttgtgaACTGAtcaaaatcacagaaaaaaattaacCACACTGCGTGTGAAGTTCAACACTGCAGCATTCAGACAGCTTTACCCTCCTGTTTTAGGACTCTGATTTAGTCTCCTCACGCTTTAAGGCTAAAACAGAACTGAGTCCCACCTTCATCAACAATCTCACtgaattataattaatatattatatgtgtATTCCTTCATTACAAGGTTGTATAACCAAGATGAAGAATAGTAGCATTAAGATTATATGTATAAGCAGCATGACTATAAAATGAGAAGagaataatatttaaaacagatttactgtttaaatgtgCTGGTTTTTGTAAATACTACAGAGATACTACATGCTGAGTAATGCGATAAAAACATACCACACAACAACATCTGTGTGATTACTTGGCGGCTTTGGCAGGACAAGATGCAAAGTCAAACGCGGACTAAGAAATAACGAGAACATTGTTCTAAAGTGTCTCCAGTGTGGAAAACATGTCCTTCTAATGTTTCCCTGCTGTTCATTCACAAAAAACTTGCTGCAGGGTAACCCTGCTAACCTTCTTCATGCTGACTGAGTCTCAGTAtgtgacaaagaaagagagactataaaaaaaaagctggggaaaacacaaaatatacattaaaaGTAAGAAGTTAGGATGAATCAGAAGAAGAAGTGTGCTCTGGCTCCTCTGTATCCTTGGCTTTTTGGTTCCTGTGTAGCTATCAGTGTGCAGCAAACTTGTGTAGTTACGAATGGTGGTGTTTATACTGTAAGTAGCCCAAACAGCAGAATTACTCTTACACTACATCCCTTCAGTGTCATGCTGAATGAACCACATGGATGGGGGTTTacaacacaagacaaaatgATTGTCTTTTCAGTGGCTTCCTGGCAGAGGACCCATGGACAGAGAGTCCTCCTCATAAATAGTGTCCAGCTCTTCTGTGCGCACGGCATGAGTGATGAGATTAAGCTCCTCAGAGAGGGTCTCGCTGCGGTATGCCACACGGATATCAGGAACGTTAGTGCGCCGGATGTCGTTACTCTCAGGACCTTCCTTGGAATAACTGGGACCCAACCAGTAGCTTTTGGCCTAGAATTATAAAAAGCTACATGTATTGGAAGCTCAGATATGAGCTATATACAAAAGAATAACATAACCCTAACCCACAATGTCGAAACATGCATGtcaaaaatgtatatattgaTTAGATAAACAGAATGCCTTTTCAAGTAGTTTACCTTGTGTGAAAACCCACTCATGAGGACACTGTTTCTTGCCAGCTCACACATGTCACAGGAGCTCAGTTTCCACACCTGAGTAGCAATGCTGTACTCCTCCATCAGAGGCTCCTGCataccatcacacacacacacacacacagacacacacatatattgtAATGTAGCCTCATCACTTCTGATGATGTTTTTGAAATGTATAGCTTCAATGTGGAGCTTTAACTGACCTTGGTGAAGTGGAATTGAAGAGGATCATCAGTGGACAGAGACACCATGAGGCCTCTGGACAGATATTCTGGCAGTGGGTTGCGGTGGTAACTGAGAAACAGGCTGTTGTTACTCAGTGGTGACATGGCAATGCCAATTTGAGCCAGATAGTAAAGATACTGCAGCACCGGGGCCTGACAGATatcaaaaggaaagaaatataaaagtattgtattgtctttttttccttctcaatGTTGTTCAAACCAGTAGAATTGTTACTTGTTTATGTATTCAATTGTTTCAAGACATGGTTTCTCTTGTCAATTAATATTCTACCATGTCtgtaataaaaaggaaaattcaCCAATCTTTTAGCAAGCTTTCTAAATGAGTTTTACAAGACATCGTGAAAGTTACACAACCAGTCCAGTGTGTCCTTTTCTGACCTTTCTTAGCAGCAGCCCATGAGAGATGTTCTCAGATAACATAAAACCTGACACCAGGTGGTGGATCGGCCCTGCCTCCCCACAGTGAGGTCGCAGGACAAAAGTATGGAAGCCTCGCCGCCTGTGTcagacagacataaaaacaaacgTTAAGTAAAGACGCATATACACTGTCCGtccaaaaaaacaagtcacacactctaatatgCGGGATGATGGGTGCATTACTTAATCCacttctcttcttaccctgatgcacccatcactctggaacagggtaaatgtGGACTCATGAGACCACGTGACCTttttccattggacagttcttaacccagttttagtagtttcatcaatctccttagatgttttctttgcttgaatTATACCAATAATTtaacccttctgaaacagattaacatcttttccacaggatgtgtcttctgtaatggttgtttaagaaataagaagctactcactgcattagTTAGGGTTCAATAACtagttgccagctgaaaaataatcatccatgcagtaattatccaatgggaggctattacctatttgcttagtttaataaaggtggtgactttttcaTGCGTGTGTATTTGgggtttgtgttttattggatTATTACTTAAACAAATGGTTGAGAGATCAAATTAACTGAAAGTGGGCATCTTGTGAATTATGTGTCTAGCTGCTCCATACCTTCTCAGGTGGTTGAGTACGGTCATGTTGGCGTAAGTATAGTAGAGGTAGTAGGAGTAAGGTGGGTTGTCTTCTTCTGTCCAGTTTGCTGGCAGTGGACTGTCAAGATTAAAGATGTGGTGCTCAGGTTTGGACTCATCATCCACGCTGTCAAAGCCGACCACCTATTAACATACGTGTGACACAATAAACaacattcagctgtttgagTTTGAATCATCAGgataggttttattttatttaatgtgataCGCACATGCTCCAGGAAGAGATGCAGCTCAGGATGACTGCGAGGGTTGATTGTGACTTCGTACAGTGGCATGAAGATGTTCTCCAACATTTCCTGGAAATTAGCCAGCTGCTTCTTTGTGTGGTAAACGTCACTGAAGAGGTGGTGATTGGAGAGTGTTGATAGTGGAGAGTGTTGATTTGTTGATATCACAGAAATCATTACTGTTTATTTGGTGATTTAAAATGTAGGTTTCATTGTAACTGGCTGAAAGCTGAAAGATGTTTGCACTGATTAAGAAGTTACTTGTATTTGGTTTTCTCTATTAGAAGAGTCCTCTACTGATTTAGCAGTGCACTATATATAACACTTGGATTCAGACTGAACAGTATAGAAAAAGTTTTAGTGTTAATTTAAGCTTATGAGACAAATGTAACCTAAGACATacaccacacaaacacttgaTACACAActtgctgtgacattttgttttgactgatctaaatattaattaaagGTAAAGCCAGACAATAAATGAGAAACTACTTACAACAAACGAGGCACCTGGACAAGCCAGCGCACATTATCAGAATACACGAGATGTTTGACAGCCCACTGAGCCAACTTATCCCATTCGTCCCTGGAGCGTCCGTAGATGGACAGACGTAACTCTGAGTTCTGGTACTTACTCTCCTCCAGGTCAAACATCACCTCCTGTACAAATAGTAACAGAGGATTTTGATGAGTGGTTTTTGTAAATTATTtggaaaagctgaaaaaaatgaTCCATGAGCTCTTTCACACCTTCACTATGTGTGCAAAGTATTTTCCTTCAACATAGTTGTCAGTCTTGATGAAGATCTCCCGGAGGATGGATTCTCCAATAGGGTTGTATTTCGCATTGAACTTGTCAAACCGATGGAATGTGTTACGATCCTGATAAGTACAAacaacagtatttattttttttcataatcTCTTAAAATAATAACGCTTTTAGATCTTGAACTGCCTCTCCCGTTCTCACCGCATGCATATCGAGAGTGTCCACACTTAGGTCAAAGGCTGTGAGGTTCATGCTCTCAAACACGTCCTTGAGGGTCTGACCCTGGCCATTCTCAATGTGAACAATCTCCTCAGGGTATTTCTTCATGGCTCTCTTGATGAACCGCAACAGGTGCTTCTGGTTCATGCAGGAcgatgcatgtatgtgtgtgtccacctggAATCAGTccagaaaagcagcaacaaagaCAAAGCTAACTTTTTATGACAGAATATTTAGAAAAGGCAATAGGTTTAAACAACTTTTATCAGGCAATTAATTCATCAACTAGCTAAGCCGTCAGCAGCTGGCATATTTTGGCTCTTGCCTTTCGTATGTTATAGAAGTCTCTATGAGGAACTTTCTTCTGTGCTGCCAGTTCCTTCATCTCATTCAGAAGAATGTGCATCTGGAACTTAGAGCTTAGGTACTGTAGGCGACGATAGCAGAAAGACTTCCTGTGAACAACATAGAAAGAAACCCAAATATATTGCATTTAAACCATACGGTGAGCTACAAATATCTGAAGAACTatacagtgaaagaaaaactcACACTGGCCCGTTGATAATGAGGGCCATCATGACATTCATGTCTGCAATATACTCCTTCAGGTCAGGATATGGCAGGTCCAGTTCGGTACTTCTACAGAGGAATTGATTATAAAGTTTTACAAAGAAACTGTTTTAAGAACGTGATTTCTTAAAGGTTAATAAATTCATACTTgtccatgttgtttttgttggtaTAGACATGGACAACTCCATCCACCATCTTGCACCCATATCCTGTATCTGCCGGCATATTCTTGGGGTCCTGATTGTCATAAGGGTGCGTCTCTGAAACAGGTGGGTGGACAGGAGCATCTGGGAAAACAGGGTGGGCATTTATTGATCTTCAAAAGTATTCAAAATGATTAACAATGATACAGGAACTGCTAAGTTGAAAGTGACAAAGAGTAGAGGCTTGGCAAGGCTCTGGGTGTgtcttgtgttttcattttgttttgttttcaatctGGAGTGGTCTTTGCAATTAGCTCACCCATACAAAAGGAACAAAGCTATGATTAtcattaaaacaatttaaaatagacagactgcagacagaAGACACTCTTGTTTAACAGTGTGAGATTCTATCCTTTTCTGAGAAACAATTTCTGCCCATGTGGTGTAAACTATGTTCAATGTGTGCGTGTAATACCAGCATCTACTGGAGTCTCTGGTATATCTTCATAGACTCTCAGATCAAGAGGCTTCATCCCGAGGTCCTGCAGGGCATGAGCTGTGGTTTTACAAAATGACTGCATGGAGCGGTTTATGTACTTCTCCCGAATGAATAATGCCTTGACCACACACTTTGCAGCATCTACGAGGTCAGTGAAGGGCACCTGGAGGGATATCATCACACAGCTGAGTGCACACACAGTGGAATTTATGTTAATAGGTGATGATTTGACTTCTaagcagataaataaataaaagcttctcACTCCACACTTTTCCTCTCCTGTTATTGAGACCCGCTGGTACTCTCTCTCCATTGGCATTTCCCTCTCCTTAAAGCCATCATCAACAGTGTCCTCACTAGTCTCCTTCATTAACCTTAAAGAAAATCGATAAAAagtaaatcagtgtttaaaacaaGATAACcaagatggaggaaaaaggga contains the following coding sequences:
- the LOC113154871 gene encoding AMP deaminase 2 isoform X2, producing MPSCVAVFPCIGFGKLIPWLLGQPKRMAPSRSWGSLGLTFSTSLCSMSADLQLDGRSQLCRGASPVQVRVLPPRFCTMRQSSSFKASVTLSLCWPLRNFDFLCSSNKRSTDCKMSSSSSTTDGQGKPKSPFCKRGSLQSTTIPDLCGAAGPKPLKPQRSLPGTPVSLTHYPIDLRTSMEEKYKEIAEELFTRSMAESEMRSAPYEFPEDSPIEQLEERRHRLERQISQDIKLMKETSEDTVDDGFKEREMPMEREYQRVSITGEEKCGVPFTDLVDAAKCVVKALFIREKYINRSMQSFCKTTAHALQDLGMKPLDLRVYEDIPETPVDADAPVHPPVSETHPYDNQDPKNMPADTGYGCKMVDGVVHVYTNKNNMDKSTELDLPYPDLKEYIADMNVMMALIINGPVKSFCYRRLQYLSSKFQMHILLNEMKELAAQKKVPHRDFYNIRKVDTHIHASSCMNQKHLLRFIKRAMKKYPEEIVHIENGQGQTLKDVFESMNLTAFDLSVDTLDMHADRNTFHRFDKFNAKYNPIGESILREIFIKTDNYVEGKYFAHIVKEVMFDLEESKYQNSELRLSIYGRSRDEWDKLAQWAVKHLVYSDNVRWLVQVPRLFDVYHTKKQLANFQEMLENIFMPLYEVTINPRSHPELHLFLEHVVGFDSVDDESKPEHHIFNLDSPLPANWTEEDNPPYSYYLYYTYANMTVLNHLRRRRGFHTFVLRPHCGEAGPIHHLVSGFMLSENISHGLLLRKAPVLQYLYYLAQIGIAMSPLSNNSLFLSYHRNPLPEYLSRGLMVSLSTDDPLQFHFTKEPLMEEYSIATQVWKLSSCDMCELARNSVLMSGFSHKAKSYWLGPSYSKEGPESNDIRRTNVPDIRVAYRSETLSEELNLITHAVRTEELDTIYEEDSLSMGPLPGSH
- the LOC113154871 gene encoding AMP deaminase 2 isoform X4; translated protein: MSGDLCGAAGPKPLKPQRSLPGTPVSLTHYPIDLRTSMEEKYKEIAEELFTRSMAESEMRSAPYEFPEDSPIEQLEERRHRLERQISQDIKLEPEILLRAKQDFMKIDSAADLELMKETSEDTVDDGFKEREMPMEREYQRVSITGEEKCGVPFTDLVDAAKCVVKALFIREKYINRSMQSFCKTTAHALQDLGMKPLDLRVYEDIPETPVDADAPVHPPVSETHPYDNQDPKNMPADTGYGCKMVDGVVHVYTNKNNMDKSTELDLPYPDLKEYIADMNVMMALIINGPVKSFCYRRLQYLSSKFQMHILLNEMKELAAQKKVPHRDFYNIRKVDTHIHASSCMNQKHLLRFIKRAMKKYPEEIVHIENGQGQTLKDVFESMNLTAFDLSVDTLDMHADRNTFHRFDKFNAKYNPIGESILREIFIKTDNYVEGKYFAHIVKEVMFDLEESKYQNSELRLSIYGRSRDEWDKLAQWAVKHLVYSDNVRWLVQVPRLFDVYHTKKQLANFQEMLENIFMPLYEVTINPRSHPELHLFLEHVVGFDSVDDESKPEHHIFNLDSPLPANWTEEDNPPYSYYLYYTYANMTVLNHLRRRRGFHTFVLRPHCGEAGPIHHLVSGFMLSENISHGLLLRKAPVLQYLYYLAQIGIAMSPLSNNSLFLSYHRNPLPEYLSRGLMVSLSTDDPLQFHFTKEPLMEEYSIATQVWKLSSCDMCELARNSVLMSGFSHKAKSYWLGPSYSKEGPESNDIRRTNVPDIRVAYRSETLSEELNLITHAVRTEELDTIYEEDSLSMGPLPGSH
- the LOC113154871 gene encoding AMP deaminase 2 isoform X1, translated to MPSCVAVFPCIGFGKLIPWLLGQPKRMAPSRSWGSLGLTFSTSLCSMSADLQLDGRSQLCRGASPVQVRVLPPRFCTMRQSSSFKASVTLSLCWPLRNFDFLCSSNKRSTDCKMSSSSSTTDGQGKPKSPFCKRGSLQSTTIPDLCGAAGPKPLKPQRSLPGTPVSLTHYPIDLRTSMEEKYKEIAEELFTRSMAESEMRSAPYEFPEDSPIEQLEERRHRLERQISQDIKLEPEILLRAKQDFMKIDSAADLELMKETSEDTVDDGFKEREMPMEREYQRVSITGEEKCGVPFTDLVDAAKCVVKALFIREKYINRSMQSFCKTTAHALQDLGMKPLDLRVYEDIPETPVDADAPVHPPVSETHPYDNQDPKNMPADTGYGCKMVDGVVHVYTNKNNMDKSTELDLPYPDLKEYIADMNVMMALIINGPVKSFCYRRLQYLSSKFQMHILLNEMKELAAQKKVPHRDFYNIRKVDTHIHASSCMNQKHLLRFIKRAMKKYPEEIVHIENGQGQTLKDVFESMNLTAFDLSVDTLDMHADRNTFHRFDKFNAKYNPIGESILREIFIKTDNYVEGKYFAHIVKEVMFDLEESKYQNSELRLSIYGRSRDEWDKLAQWAVKHLVYSDNVRWLVQVPRLFDVYHTKKQLANFQEMLENIFMPLYEVTINPRSHPELHLFLEHVVGFDSVDDESKPEHHIFNLDSPLPANWTEEDNPPYSYYLYYTYANMTVLNHLRRRRGFHTFVLRPHCGEAGPIHHLVSGFMLSENISHGLLLRKAPVLQYLYYLAQIGIAMSPLSNNSLFLSYHRNPLPEYLSRGLMVSLSTDDPLQFHFTKEPLMEEYSIATQVWKLSSCDMCELARNSVLMSGFSHKAKSYWLGPSYSKEGPESNDIRRTNVPDIRVAYRSETLSEELNLITHAVRTEELDTIYEEDSLSMGPLPGSH
- the LOC113154871 gene encoding AMP deaminase 2 isoform X3, which translates into the protein MGGANSAEELLPSNNKRSTDCKMSSSSSTTDGQGKPKSPFCKRGSLQSTTIPDLCGAAGPKPLKPQRSLPGTPVSLTHYPIDLRTSMEEKYKEIAEELFTRSMAESEMRSAPYEFPEDSPIEQLEERRHRLERQISQDIKLEPEILLRAKQDFMKIDSAADLELMKETSEDTVDDGFKEREMPMEREYQRVSITGEEKCGVPFTDLVDAAKCVVKALFIREKYINRSMQSFCKTTAHALQDLGMKPLDLRVYEDIPETPVDADAPVHPPVSETHPYDNQDPKNMPADTGYGCKMVDGVVHVYTNKNNMDKSTELDLPYPDLKEYIADMNVMMALIINGPVKSFCYRRLQYLSSKFQMHILLNEMKELAAQKKVPHRDFYNIRKVDTHIHASSCMNQKHLLRFIKRAMKKYPEEIVHIENGQGQTLKDVFESMNLTAFDLSVDTLDMHADRNTFHRFDKFNAKYNPIGESILREIFIKTDNYVEGKYFAHIVKEVMFDLEESKYQNSELRLSIYGRSRDEWDKLAQWAVKHLVYSDNVRWLVQVPRLFDVYHTKKQLANFQEMLENIFMPLYEVTINPRSHPELHLFLEHVVGFDSVDDESKPEHHIFNLDSPLPANWTEEDNPPYSYYLYYTYANMTVLNHLRRRRGFHTFVLRPHCGEAGPIHHLVSGFMLSENISHGLLLRKAPVLQYLYYLAQIGIAMSPLSNNSLFLSYHRNPLPEYLSRGLMVSLSTDDPLQFHFTKEPLMEEYSIATQVWKLSSCDMCELARNSVLMSGFSHKAKSYWLGPSYSKEGPESNDIRRTNVPDIRVAYRSETLSEELNLITHAVRTEELDTIYEEDSLSMGPLPGSH
- the LOC113154871 gene encoding AMP deaminase 2 isoform X5, which encodes MEEKYKEIAEELFTRSMAESEMRSAPYEFPEDSPIEQLEERRHRLERQISQDIKLEPEILLRAKQDFMKIDSAADLELMKETSEDTVDDGFKEREMPMEREYQRVSITGEEKCGVPFTDLVDAAKCVVKALFIREKYINRSMQSFCKTTAHALQDLGMKPLDLRVYEDIPETPVDADAPVHPPVSETHPYDNQDPKNMPADTGYGCKMVDGVVHVYTNKNNMDKSTELDLPYPDLKEYIADMNVMMALIINGPVKSFCYRRLQYLSSKFQMHILLNEMKELAAQKKVPHRDFYNIRKVDTHIHASSCMNQKHLLRFIKRAMKKYPEEIVHIENGQGQTLKDVFESMNLTAFDLSVDTLDMHADRNTFHRFDKFNAKYNPIGESILREIFIKTDNYVEGKYFAHIVKEVMFDLEESKYQNSELRLSIYGRSRDEWDKLAQWAVKHLVYSDNVRWLVQVPRLFDVYHTKKQLANFQEMLENIFMPLYEVTINPRSHPELHLFLEHVVGFDSVDDESKPEHHIFNLDSPLPANWTEEDNPPYSYYLYYTYANMTVLNHLRRRRGFHTFVLRPHCGEAGPIHHLVSGFMLSENISHGLLLRKAPVLQYLYYLAQIGIAMSPLSNNSLFLSYHRNPLPEYLSRGLMVSLSTDDPLQFHFTKEPLMEEYSIATQVWKLSSCDMCELARNSVLMSGFSHKAKSYWLGPSYSKEGPESNDIRRTNVPDIRVAYRSETLSEELNLITHAVRTEELDTIYEEDSLSMGPLPGSH